DNA from Castor canadensis chromosome 3, mCasCan1.hap1v2, whole genome shotgun sequence:
AACTGCAGAACATGGTTGAGTGTCACAGTGGTGGAGACAGTTCCCTAACCCCACAGGTAATAGCTTggggcctctgcctcccaagctgcACTGGCCAGTACTCCCTAGGGTCTAGAATCTACCCACCTGTGAGAGCGAAAACCCTCTAAGGCCGGTTGAGTGTGAGCAGAAGTGAGCAGGTCAGTTGCCAGCCCTAGCATTTCCCACTGCCCTGGTTGGATCTCCTCTTTTCCTGTCAGACACCAGTGGAAAAGTAGGGGCTCATGCCCCAACCCGCCACCAACTTGCTTTATATGCTTCATCTCTATTTGCACAAactttgcagcaggagcttctgTAATTGAGATGGAGACTCAGAGCTGGGAAGGAATTAAGTAAGGGACAGAATTGGCAGCAATGCAGACCCAGgctgccttccttttttttttttttggcattggggtttgaactcagggactatgcttgctaagcagttaatcttaacacttgaaccactctgccagtcctttgttgtgatgggtttttttgagatagggtctcaagaactatttctctGGGGTTGGATCCGATCTgcaatcctgagtagctaggattatataggattataggcatgagctacccgTGCCTGGCCCAGGCTGCCTTCTGGCCTCATAGGGACACTATGACGTCAGTACCTGACAGGGACAGAGGACCCACCCTTGAGTTGTTTTGCACACATCTGTCTGTCCCCCGCTGGCCTCAGCTCCCACCCCAAATTGCAGTCCTGAATAGCCCCCTTCCCTTACCCACTATCATTTGGGCAGCCTTCTAGACAgggtccttgatctaatgtctgcaccAAAGACATCTGTCATAAAGTCTCTCACCTGTGTTCCCCATTTCTGTGCCACCCCCCTCATGCCTCCTTCACCCAGTCAGGGACTCTTAGTCCCACTTTGCCAATTATAGATTCTGTCCTCAGAGCCATCAGGTAAGGACTTAAAGCACAGGTGATAGCCACCCAGATAGTAGGGACCTTCTGGTATTAAAGTTGCTCCGAAGGCTGTTATATCTGGGATGAATGTCTCAGCCCCATCCCCCCTCAGCCACCTCTCTGCACCTCTCAAGATCACTATCCTCCATACCCACAAAACCCTTCCTGGGCTCATCCTTTGCATGCTAAGTGTTACTCTGGCCCTCTAGGACACATTCCCCTTTAACTCTCATGATAGGTACCAGACAGAACACAGAAGACAGGCACAAGAAGGATGAGTAACTAGCTTCAAGTCACCCTGGATTCAAACCAAGCAATCAAGCTCCAGCACCTAGCCCTTGACCAGTGCTCCCCAGGAGCTCCTAAATTGTGTTCAGGACTCCACATTCTCTGCACAGGCTGTTTCCTTTTTGTtatgtctcttcctttctttgcctggctttttttttttttggcattactgcaatttgaactcagggctttgtacttgttaggcaggcactctacaacttgagccacgcctctagtcCTCCTGGCCAATTCTTGCAAATAACACTTTTTCCAGGGAGGTAGAGGGTGTCTTCTCTGTGACCACCTCTGTAGTCCCCTGGAGCCGTCCCCTGGGCAAGTTATACTCTGCTCACCTTGTTCACTGCACTTACTACCTTTCCGGGTCTTGGATAGGGAATGAAGGAGGGGTTCAGGAAATTTCTCCAACCCCTTCTGCCCCCAGGTCTTCAGAGAGTTAGAGCCAGCTGTGCTGTCCTGCCTCAGAGGCTACAGTGTATGTATCTTCACCTATGGTCAGACTGGGACAGGGAAGACCTACAGCATGGAGGTGGGTTGGGGTCCACACCTGGGGGGGGAAGGCCCCAGGCACTTGGATGTGAGCCTAATGTGGTACTGAACACTACTTTCAGGGCCCACCTGAGGACCCTGGTATAGCTCCTAGGGCACTGCAGTTACTGTTCCGGGAGATGGGGACTGGAGGGCAGCACCGAGTGACCCTCAGCATGGTGGAGATCTACAATGAGGCAGTCAGGTCAGGGTTGCTCCATGTGGCCTTCTCTTTGCCCCTGGCCCAGGTCCTCTCTGGCCATCCCTTGAGTCCACTGAACcaaattcttccttctttctcactaGGGACCTTCTGGCCCCAGGGCCTCCAGAACGCCTGGCAGTGAGACAAGGCCCAGCAGGCCAGAGGGGAATTCAGGTGGCTGGTCTCACCCACTGGGATGTAGGCAACTTGGAGACCCTACACCAGGTAAGGCTGCCCTCCAGGGCCCTTTCTTGTAAGGGCCTCACCCCCCAGGTGGGAGCTCACCTAGGGGGTGAGGCCCTTGCACACCAGGCAAGCCCTGACGCTCCACCCTTTAGATGCTGAGCCTGGGGAGGAGCAACCGGGCCACCGCCGCAACTGCCATGAACCAGCACAGCTCCCGCTCTCACGCCGTAGTTACACTGACGCTGTGTGCTGCTTCTTCGCAGCGCACTCCAAGGACCGCAGGTACCGCTGCTCATGTCTGAGCTCTGAGGGATTTCCAGCACACTAGAGGTCTGCCTCTCTTCACGTTGGGCTCCCTGCTTTCTGCAGGTACCCTGCACTTGGTGGACCTGGCAGGATCTGAGCGCGCATGGAAAGCAGGGGCTGCCGGCACGCAGCGGAAAGACCCGAATGGCGCCCAGCGTCTGCGGGAGGCCCAGACTATCAACCGCTCGCTGTTGGCGCTAGGAGGCGTGATGGCCGCGCTGCGGACCCGTCGGCCGCATGTGCCCTTCCGTGACTCCCTGCTCACACGCCTGCTACAGCCAGCCCTGGGCCCCGGAACCACCGTGGTACTACTGTTGCAGGTGGGCGCAGGCGTGGGGCGGGGCGTAGGAAGGTCCTTTGCATGTAAGGCACCACCCACTCATCAACACTGACCCTCCCCCCAACAACAGATCTCTACACGGCCAGAGGACCTTGGGGAAACGGTCTGCTCACTCAAGTTCGCTGAACGAGTGGGCCAAGTGGAGCTGGGGCCAGCCCGGCGCCACAGGGTCCCACGCTCCGGgaccccttcctccctcagtacCGACACCCCACTCACCGGAACCCCCTGCACCCCTACCCCCTCTCCTGGCAGCCCTCCAAGTCCCAGCCCCGATAGCTGCTCCGGTTTAGATCTCTCATCCCCAGGGGACCTGCCTCCTTAGTCCTGGGTAGAGACTCTCCCTACGGGTCCCGGATGTACCTCTGCTGGCAGAGGCAATAGAAAAGTCCCTACACCTCATCTACCAGGATAACTCTTTGACCTCTGGAGATCTACTCcctacccttccccctccccagaGTTGCCCCTCCACCTTCCCAGCCAATGAAGAGTTATGCTTGGAGAAATTATTGCCCCCGCCCCCCAGTTGGGCCACAGGCCCTCGGCTCTTTCCCCTTATCACCATTTGCCCTTATCACAGTACACAGCAGGGGATCCCAGGGCCACAGGAACCAGACCCCAGATTCTGGCCAAGAGGTTTCCCAAGTCACCATCCCTGCCCCCAAAATCAGACTTGGAATTAAAATGCTGTAAATTCCTTTACTTTTATCTCCCCCCACCACATCACCCCAAGACTTATGTAGGGTCTGGTCTTTATTCCCTAACTCTCCCAAAAAGGTGCTACCTCCTTCCCAGACAGTTGAAGGAGGGCAGGACTTCAGACTGGATCCAATATTAggctctccctcccccaccctggaGCCAGGGTGGGGAGGCAGACAagataatggatggatggatagatagatggtgTGTGGGCCTGAGAAGATGGGACCAAGAAGGGCTACTCCAGGCTGAGCCTTACTTCTCCAGCCTTGCCCCTGGGtgtgggggaggcagaggcatGACTGACCAGGAACAGGGTTGTGTCCAGCTGGGTCACAACCTTTTCTGGGGCAACCCAATAAAGCTTGTGGATTCTCAGCAAGACTGTGCCTGCTGTTTCAAGGCTGTTGTGTGCGGGGACACTCTCTAGCCTTGGTTCTCCATAAAGCTggtgggggtaggagggaaaAGCAGATCCTAGCCCAGGAACCTCATATGCTGTACCAGGAGAGTAGCCAGCCAGGGGCAGGGGCAGCCAAGTCCCGAGGATTGCTGACCCACACATCATAGATGCTCTTGTTGGGTGGCACCCCCTGGAAGAGGGAGTCTAGATCCCAGACCAGCCCCTGGGACCCTTGGGATTCAGGAGCTACCCTCCAGAAAGCTGGGCTGGTTGAAGGGGGGCACCCTGGACAAGAGGTGGGTGGTAATGTGGTCAAGGGTATTACCACATTGGGAGTGTAGATAGGTAAGTAGGAGGTAGGCAGCTGTCCCCACAGGGAGGCCCTGCATCCCCCATTGGACAGTCCCCCAGGGTCTGGAGTACCCTGCAGTAAGTGGAGGGGCCAGGTCCTAGGCTCTGGGGAGAGGGGGGATGGCCTGATAACTGCCCCCTGGGAAGTCTCCCCCTCCATTCTTGTGGGCcctgggagggggcagaggggccACAGAGGCCTCTCGGAGGAGAGCACGGGTGGAGTGGgcaccacctcctccccactggACCCCGTGCCTGCCTGAGCCGGGTTGCTCTGTCCAGCCTGGGTGGGCTGCTGGGACCAGGTTGCCTCCTCCCTAGGGTCTCCTAGCAGGGACTTGATGCTGAAGTCCTCCCTGGGCGGCGGCGGGGGGCTGGGCGGTCGGTAGGGTCGACCGTGCAGCACGTAGGGGCTCAGGTCCTTGGCGAACGATCGGCAGGCACCGCGGTTCTGCCAACGCCTGCATAAGGCGGTGTTCTGCAGGCGCAGCGCCTCGGCAGGGATGAGGTTCACGTCGACCGCCCAGAAATTGCCCTTAGCCTGGGGCTTCGCGGGGTCCTTGGGCACCTGGGGGGGTGGTAGGTTTGGATGGGGGCCTCCCGGACTCCGGATGCTCAGGGTTTCgcgcccgccccgcccccggGCTCCGACCTTCTCCTGCCCCACCTTGCGGAAGCACCGGTTGGAGGAAAGGTTGTGGCGGATGGAGTCCTTCCAACCCTCGTAGTCGTCCCTGAAGAAGGGGAACACAGCCTGGACCTGACGAATGATCTGAAACCAGGCAATGGCCAAGGCCGTGAACTGAGGGGCGCGgtaccccacccctcccccaaacccCGGCTCATGGGCGCCTCCTTCACAGAGGACCACTTCTGTGCCTGGGGGCAACGTCGGGCAATAGTGTTGTGAGAGAAGAGTCGCGCCTGAACCCCTCACTCTCAGGAGCAGTCTCAGTGGCAGAGATGGGTGGACTAGGTGGGGGTGGAAGCCGGGCCTGAGCCTAAAGAGGAACATGGGGAACGAGTTCCGGAAAGATCCCAACCACCGAGCGTGAGGGAACATAGGGAACCCTCTCACCTGGGCCAGTTTCAGCCTGCGGGAGGGTGCGGCCTGAATCACCAAGGCAATCATAGCCAAGTAGGTGTAGGGGGGCTTGTCATGACGCAGgtatctcttctttctcctcttgggGGTCTTCGAAGGTGACTCTGCCTCAGGAGGTCCCAGGCGGGAGTTGCTGCAAGGCCCCATGCAGGGGAGGCATGCAGCGTGAGCAGGGTCCTGGCCTAGTGAAGGGCTCAGAGCAGAGGGGCTGTGTGGTGAGGCTGGGCCGGGGCCTGAAGCCGGGCAGGGGCTGGCCGGCCGGGCCCTTTATCATTCGgatggaagggggaggggagggaggaagggctgtgggggaggggagcctaCGAAGGCTGCCACAATTAGCAGGTTTCGGTTAATCTGGAAGGGAGGGGCAGAGAGGATTCCAGTGGGACTTCTGTTGACCTCCTGAAGCAATAGTCCTAACACCCAGATTGCCCTTGGGTGCCTGGGCAGTCCCCACAAGTTGGAAGGAAAAGCTCTTGGAAGGGGCCCATATCCGGGATTACTTTGCCTGAGCCAGGACTCGTGCTCCCATTTAACAGATAGGCAGTGACTTGTCTAACCAAGCTGCCACGGAGGGGTGGGGGTTCACGACAGAGTAACCAGTAGAACCTGGGCCCGAGGGTCTGGATGTCCATCCAGGACTTGATCAAGAAGTTTTCTTGGAGAGAAAGGCCATAACCAATCCCTCCACCCCAAGCAAAAGGAGGTTGGTTAGTGCACTCTGGTTTTCCCAGGAGAGTGCTACAGAGCCCCTCACCTTCTCTTCCCTGGACATCTGATCTGTGGTCCTGCCTTGGGATCAGTCAGCCTCAGAGCCCAGGTTCTTCTCATCACACTTGGGTGGGTTTGCCCACAAGGGTCTCAGGGCCTGGGCATAAGGTGCTGTTCCTAGACCTGCAGCAGCACTTCATTAGCAATATAAGTGCTTCCctgccctcccccacacacactgggagttcaactcaggattttgtgcttgcaaggcaagtgctttaatgtttgagccacacctccagccccctatAAGCGCTGTAAGAATTCACCTCTTCCTGTGTCAGGGCTGAAAACCTGCAGCATGTAGTGGGTGTCCAGTGTCTTGAAGTGCTGAGGGAAGGCATGGACCATGAGTACACTGGAGGAAGGAGCCTGGTGCCAACATAGAAGACAAATGGGTTCCATACTGCTCCTCTTCACCCCACTCCTATCTGGGTTGTGCCTCTATCTCAGACTCCTTTCagaccacacctggcttattcttAACTCCTGTCTACCTCTACCCCTCAAGgccctctctcctcctttccattCCCAGGGCTCCAGTTGAGGGGTCCTTGTATCTCACCAGGCTAGCATCTGTGGCCTCAGTCCCACTTGGAAAAGAAGTTCTGTCCTATCTGAAGGGTCCCTCTCCACTggtcctcccttgcttccaggataAAGCCTCGCCCCTTGCTGTAGCGTTCAAGACTCTGTTCTGGCAGCTCTTCTCTGATCACATTCTCCCAGGCCCCCCAAACACCTCCCAAACTGCTGCCCTTTCCTTTGGTGCAGACCCACCCAGAGAATGCAGAAGCCTTGGCACAAGTACTTCCCTCCTCCTACCCATGGTGCCTGtgctttttattactattattattattttccatgctggcttcgaaccgcgatcctcctgacctcagcctccttagtagataaaattacaggcgtgagccaccggcccTTGGCTGATGCCTGTGCTTTGGACGGTGGACTCTTGCCCTTCATTCATATTTATGCCCAGCATAAACAGATGACCTAAAAAACCCTAGATGACCACTCATCTGCGAGCATTGGACCACTGCCCTTCCCGCCCAACCCGGGCGAGGACGTCTGCGCCGCGTAAGCACAGCGTATACAGGTCCCAGCGTCCACTAAGCTGTAGGGAGCAAGGCACCACCCCTGGCGGTAGTTCCTCAGGCTCCGCCCCTTGTGTGTGACCACGCCCCCGGCTCCCACGGGACACCGCGGCTTCCGCTCCAGGTAGCACAGACCGGAAGTGTTGCGTTGCCATGGTGAGGCCCGGCGCGGGGCCCGCCCCCGCGGCGCCTAGAGCAGCGCGGGGCAGACTGACCGCCGCGGGGACCGAGCTGGGGTGCGGCCTACTGAGGCTGCAGGTGAGGCGCGGCCTGCGGGTGGGGGGGCGACGAGGAGTGGGGTCGGTGCGTGTGCAGAACGCGGGGGCGAGGACCGGCGCGGGGCGGAGGAGCGACCGGCCGCGGAGCACCTCTGCCGCCCCGAGCAGGCCGGAGCCAGGGCAGCGAAGTGGGGAGTGTCGGGAGAGGCCTCCAGAAGGGGCGCCTTAGGAGGCCTCCAGTACACGATTCTCGTTTTACCTGAATGTGAAGTTATTGTGGTTCTTGCAACCTGTTGGTCAGGCAGGCTGACCAGCAGTCTTCATTTTCAAATGAGGGCATTGAGGCCACAGAGAAGGGACTTGTCTAGGCAGAAAACACAGTATAGTGACAATTTTTAGCTGGCGACAGATCTGGTTAATGAGACAAGGCTGAAATTAGCTTTTTTTCATGTCACATAGATGTTGCAAGTCATGTGAAGTTCCTCGTTACATTTCCCATTAATATCTTCATCACCGGTAACCACGTTGAAATGCAAAGTACTTTTTCCTGAAACAGGAAATAGCCAGAGGGTTTTCTCAGTAGTTACTGCTGGTGTTGTCAGTTCCAGACCGACCTCCTGGCAGCACGGAAGTATAGTTCTGGAGTCTAGGGAGTGCAAGGTCAAGGCATCAGCGACTTCATGTCTGCTGAGGGCGTGCTCTCTGCTTCAAACTTGGCGACGTGTTGCTATGATTTCACAGATCCAAGGTCCAGGCCCTGGAAGTGGTGTCTGATGAAGGCTTCCATCTGTTTCATACAAGATGTCTTTTTGCTTTGTTCATGCGCAGAAGGGCTGGTAATGTTTTTAAATGGATTGGTATAGCAGAACGCtgttggcacacacctataatcctagctacttgagaggctatcAGGAGGATGacggttcaaggctagcctgcgcaaatagttcttgagacccccgtttccaaaataatcagagcaaaatggactggaggtgtgactcaagtggtagaacacctgttttgcaaacgggaaggcttgagttcaaaccccagttccaccaaaggaaaaaaaaaagattgttacaaCTAAGGGAATTAGGTTGGTCTCTGGGGTTCTTAACTTGTCACATCTCGGGTTGGGGGATCTGGATAATGCTGGCTTCATGAATTGAGATGCATTTCCTGCTCCTCTATTTTCAGAAAGGGGTTTTGCAGGTTTGATATAATATGTTCCTTAAATGGTTGATGTAATTTACCAATGAAATCATCTGGGTTtggagttttctttgtgggaaattttctttcttatttatgttttgagatagaatcttgctatgtagcctaagctgtCCTTGAGTTCAGAATACTCTTGCCTCAACCCTCTAAAGTGCTCTGATtatagtgtgcaccaccatgcttcaCTCAGTGGAAAGGTTTTAGtgtgacttttatttctttaatagataTATAACTATTTCTTCTTGAGCCCAATTTGATAATTTGTTTCATTCAGggagtttggctttttttttttgtttgtttgttttgtggtactggggttttgaactcagggccttgagctactccaccaacccttttttgtgatgggtttttttcaagatagggtcttgaggaactatttgcccaggctgtcttggaactgtgatcctcctgatctccgcctcctgagtagctaggattacaggcatgagccaccagcaccaggtgGGGATTTGCCACTTATCTAATCAAGCATGACATTTTATCTATGAAGGACCATTCAGTAACTGTTTTAAACTTTTCAGATCTGTGATGTAGCACAGAACAGCCAAAGATGCTATGTAAAAAATGAAAgtggctgtgttccagtaaaatttcattttctgccAGGCACTCAGtactactgagttacatccccagcccttttaaattttattttaaggcagggtcttgctaaattgacctggctagcttcaaacttgctattctcctgttttagcctcttgtgtagctgggattactggcatgtaccaccatgttcaTCTGATACtggtaatttttgtctttttttttttgagatggggtctcactgtattgcccaggctagtcttgaactcctgggctcaaatgattctTCTGCTTTGGCCTCTCAAGTGCTGCCACCATGTAGggctctgtcttcttttttttcttgatcaaTCTAGTGAAAAGTTTGTcagatttattaatattttcaaagaacagaTTTTGGTTCCAATATTTCCtatttgtctgttttctgtttcattaatttctgctcttattccttttaatttgagtttaattttccttttttctagctTTCTAAGTTGGAAGCTTAAGTTGGAATCAagttatttcattgatttttttcctaatttcttattatttaagaCTGTTGAGGTAGAAATTTCCTTCTGAGCACTACTTTAACTGTGTctcactttttaattattttttgctctgcaagggcttgaactcagggccaacaccttgagccactccaccagtccctttttgtgaATGGatctttttgaggtagggtctcaacctcagtccttctgatctctgccttctgagtagc
Protein-coding regions in this window:
- the Foxh1 gene encoding forkhead box protein H1; amino-acid sequence: MGPCSNSRLGPPEAESPSKTPKRRKKRYLRHDKPPYTYLAMIALVIQAAPSRRLKLAQIIRQVQAVFPFFRDDYEGWKDSIRHNLSSNRCFRKVPKDPAKPQAKGNFWAVDVNLIPAEALRLQNTALCRRWQNRGACRSFAKDLSPYVLHGRPYRPPSPPPPPREDFSIKSLLGDPREEATWSQQPTQAGQSNPAQAGTGSSGEEVVPTPPVLSSERPLWPLCPLPGPTRMEGETSQGAVIRPSPLSPEPRTWPLHLLQGTPDPGGLSNGGCRASLWGQLPTSYLPIYTPNVVIPLTTLPPTSCPGCPPSTSPAFWRVAPESQGSQGLVWDLDSLFQGVPPNKSIYDVWVSNPRDLAAPAPGWLLSWYSI